A single Aspergillus chevalieri M1 DNA, chromosome 3, nearly complete sequence DNA region contains:
- the TRP1 gene encoding bifunctional anthranilate synthase/indole-3-glycerol-phosphate synthase (BUSCO:EOG09261OLD;~COG:E;~EggNog:ENOG410PGPM;~InterPro:IPR011060,IPR013798,IPR016302,IPR006221, IPR029062,IPR017926,IPR013785,IPR001240,IPR001468;~MEROPS:MER0045094;~PFAM:PF00697,PF00218,PF07722,PF00117;~go_function: GO:0003824 - catalytic activity [Evidence IEA];~go_function: GO:0004049 - anthranilate synthase activity [Evidence IEA];~go_function: GO:0004425 - indole-3-glycerol-phosphate synthase activity [Evidence IEA];~go_function: GO:0004640 - phosphoribosylanthranilate isomerase activity [Evidence IEA];~go_process: GO:0006568 - tryptophan metabolic process [Evidence IEA]), whose protein sequence is MGASDFVDHSPHHPTKAAQLDSATNVVLIDNYDSFTYNVYQYLVLEGAKVTVFRNDEITLEDLIAKKPTQLVISPGPGHPETDAGISSVAIKHFSGKIPVFGVCMGQQCIISSFGGKVDVTGEILHGKTSILKHDSKGVYEGLPESLAVTRYHSLAGTHSTIPECLEVSSWAQLNDDSGKTVIMGVRHKELTVEGVQFHPESILTEYGRSMFRSFLNLTAGTWEENKQHSAQPNSTSAANTAMTANGAAKPEKKVSILEKIYDHRKAAVAIQKTIPSQRPEDLQAAYYLNIAPPQVPFPARLRQSPYPLSLMAEIKRASPSKGMIAAHACAPAQAREYAKAGASVISVLTEPEWFKGSIDDLRAVRQSLEGLPNRPAILRKEFVFDEYQILEARLAGADTVLLIVKMLSVDQLTKLYHYSRSLGMEPLVEVNTPEEMKIAVDLGSQVIGVNNRDLTSFEVDLGTTSRLMDQVPESTIVCALSGISGPKDVEAYKKEGVRAILVGEALMRAADTSAFVAELLGGEAQPAQASSSPLVKICGTRTEEGARAAVEAGADLIGIILVEGRKRTVPDDVAQRIANVVKSTTRPVAQGTVTTSADYFDHSAQLLRHPTRALVVGVFQNQSLSYVLAKQQKLGLDVVQLHGSEPLEWASLIPVPVIRKFSLDEPGIARRAYHTLPLLDSGAGGSGEQLDKSQVQKVLKSDEGLRVILAGGLGPDNVLTVMQQLGKLGSKVSGVDVSSGVESNGSQDPDKIRAFIQAVKSLQQ, encoded by the coding sequence ATGGGCGCCTCCGATTTCGTCGACCATTCCCCCCACCATCCCACCAAAGCCGCGCAGCTGGACAGCGCAACCAACGTCGTCCTCATTGATAACTACGACTCTTTCACGTATAACGTTTACCAGTATCTGGTCCTCGAAGGTGCTAAGGTCACTGTCTTCCGCAACGATGAAATTACCTTGGAAGATTTGATTGCGAAGAAGCCGACTCAGCTGGTCATCAGCCCTGGCCCAGGTCATCCTGAGACAGATGCTGGTATCAGCAGTGTAGCAATTAAGCACTTCAGCGGAAAGATTCCTGTTTTTGGTGTGTGCATGGGTCAGCAATGCATTATCTCGTCGTTTGGCGGAAAGGTGGATGTCACCGGCGAAATCCTGCATGGCAAGACGTCGATACTGAAGCATGACTCGAAGGGTGTCTATGAAGGCCTGCCTGAGTCTCTTGCAGTTACTCGGTACCATTCGCTTGCTGGCACGCACTCGACTATTCCTGAATGTCTGGAGGTGTCTTCTTGGGCACAGCTGAATGACGACAGCGGGAAGACCGTCATTATGGGTGTGAGACACAAAGAACTTACTGTCGAAGGAGTTCAATTCCACCCGGAGAGTATCCTCACCGAATATGGACGGTCGATGTTCAGAAGCTTCCTCAACCTTACGGCGGGTACCTGGGAGGAAAACAAACAGCACTCTGCTCAACCAAACAGCACCTCCGCGGCGAATACCGCAATGACCGCGAACGGTGCCGCCAAGCCGGAGAAGAAGGTCTCTATTCTGGAGAAGATCTACGATCATCGCAAGGCCGCTGTTGCCATTCAGAAGACTATTCCTTCGCAACGCCCAGAGGATCTGCAGGCGGCGTATTATCTCAATATTGCCCCACCACAGGTTCCCTTCCCTGCTCGTCTCAGACAGTCACCGTACCCGCTTTCACTCATGGCGGAAATAAAGCGTGCTTCTCCCTCTAAGGGCATGATCGCTGCGCACGCATGTGCTCCCGCGCAGGCCCGTGAATACGCCAAAGCAGGAGCCAGTGTCATCTCTGTCCTCACGGAGCCAGAGTGGTTCAAGGGTAGCATTGATGATCTGCGTGCTGTTCGACAGAGCCTCGAGGGTCTGCCTAATCGGCCTGCTATCTTGCGGAAGGAATTTGTTTTTGACGAGTATCAAATTCTGGAGGCACGGCTGGCCGGCGCTGACACTGTCTTGCTCATTGTGAAGATGCTTAGTGTTGATCAGCTAACCAAGCTATACCACTATTCTCGCAGCCTTGGAATGGAGCCTTTAGTTGAAGTCAATACTCCCGAGGAGATGAAGATTGCTGTTGATCTTGGTTCTCAGGTCATTGGTGTCAACAACCGAGACTTGACGAGCTTCGAAGTCGATCTCGGTACCACCAGTCGGCTGATGGATCAGGTCCCGGAGAGCACCATTGTCTGTGCTCTTAGTGGAATCTCTGGGCCTAAAGATGTCGAAGCTTATAAGAAGGAAGGAGTGCGAGCTATTCTGGTTGGCGAGGCTCTCATGCGCGCAGCTGATACTTCTGCCTTTGTAGCAGAGCTTCTCGGAGGCGAAGCTCAACCCGCGCAGGCATCGAGCTCTCCCTTGGTTAAGATCTGTGGTACCCGTACTGAAGAAGGAGCCAGGGCTGCCGTTGAGGCTGGCGCAGATTTGATCGGTATCATCCTTGTTGAGGGAAGGAAGCGAACTGTTCCGGATGATGTTGCCCAGCGCATTGCAAATGTCGTCAAATCAACAACTCGGCCTGTTGCTCAAGGCACAGTGACGACCTCAGCGGACTACTTTGATCACTCAGCCCAGCTTCTTCGCCATCCGACGCGCGctttggttgttggtgttTTCCAGAATCAGTCGTTGTCGTATGTATTGGCTAAACAGCAGAAACTGGGACTTGATGTTGTGCAACTGCACGGATCTGAACCGTTGGAATGGGCCAGCTTGATTCCGGTACCTGTCATCCGTAAGTTCTCCTTGGACGAGCCCGGAATTGCACGCAGGGCCTATCACACCCTGCCCTTACTAGACTCTGGAGCAGGTGGATCTGGTGAGCAGCTTGATAAGTCGCAAGTTCAAAAAGTTCTGAAAAGCGATGAGGGCTTGCGGGTCATCTTGGCCGGTGGCTTGGGTCCGGACAACGTTCTCACCGTTATGCAGCAACTGGGCAAGTTGGGAAGCAAGGTGTCCGGAGTGGATGTCAGCTCAGGTGTCGAATCGAATGGTTCCCAAGACCCTGACAAAATCCGTGCTTTTATCCAGGCTGTAAAGAGTCTTCAACAATAA
- a CDS encoding acyl--CoA ligase (COG:I;~EggNog:ENOG410PI82;~InterPro:IPR000873,IPR020845,IPR042099,IPR025110;~PFAM:PF00501,PF13193;~TransMembrane:1 (i74-98o)), which yields MPLKSRWQTEKIPDTHLASLLFTSPTHPLSKTRQCYIDADNPETRYFTTHDFRLWCQRFAAGLRKSGLQTGDRVLLFSGNDLFFPVVFLGIIMAGGVFSSANPTYVARELAYQFQDSGATYLLCAESSLDTGIEAARLAEVSKDRVFVFNSDVYDGLGQGQKGCRHWGELVASAEEGSKFVWEELSTPEMSSRTLALNYSSGTTGKPKGVEVSHKNYVANTLQTAFMSQLSPEYEAKMAKARSLCFLPMYHAMGQTRFIANALRSGTPVYIMPKFDFIRMLEYVQKFRITELVLVPPIMVRLAKHPAVRSAKYDLSSVEAIRCGAAPVGREICREIEDLWKPGRVSIKQAWGMTEVTCSFLGWDPRDKADPASVGVLYPNCEAMIIADDGKTELGTHQRGELWVRGPSVMRGYWQKPQATQETKTVDGWLKTGDIAYMDDDGRFYVVDRIKELIKVKGNQVAPAELEGLLLEHPAVADVAVIGVPVNDDERPRAYVVSKPDHGATADDIIKFMDGKVTAVKRITGGVVFIDAIPKNPSGKILRKELRERARKELKGVTAKL from the exons ATGCCGCTCAAATCTCGTTGGCAGACAGAAAAAATCCCCGACACTCACCTAGCTTCCTTACTCTTCACCTCACCTACTCACCCTCTATCCAAAACTCGCCAGTGCTACATCGATGCCGATAACCCAGAAACCCGCTACTTCACCACCCATGACTTCCGCCTCTGGTGCCAACGATTCGCGGCGGGATTGCGCAAATCCGGTCTCCAGACAGGGGACCGGGTGCTGCTGTTCTCCGGCAATGACTTATTCTTTCCCGTTGTCTTTCTGGGAATCATAATGgctggtggtgttttctcGAGCGCAAACCCGACATATGTAGCGCGGGAGCTGGCATATCAGTTTCAGGATAGCGGTGCGACTTACCTTCTCTGTGCGGAGTCTAGTCTGGATACTGGCATCGAAGCGGCCAGACTAGCTGAAGTGAGCAAGGATCGAGTCTTCGTTTTCAACAGTGACGTCTATGACGGGCTGGGTCAGGGGCAGAAAGGCTGTCGCCACTGGGGAGAACTGGTAGCATctgcagaagaaggaagcaaaTTCGTCTGGGAAGAACTGTCAACCCCAGAGATGTCCAGCCGCACACTTGCCCTCAACTATTCCAGCGGAACAACAGGAAAGCCTAAGGGCGTGGAAGTTTCGCACAAAAACTATGTGGCTAACACACTGCAGACAGCATTCATGTCGCAGTTGAGCCCGGAGTACGAAGCAAAAATGGCCAAGGCGCGGTCGCTCTGCTTTCTGCCTATGTACCATGCTATGGGACAGACACGATTCATTGCCAACGCTTTGCGCTCTGGGACGCCGGTGTATATTATGCCCAAGTTCGATTTTATCAGGATGCTTGAGTATGTGCAGAAGTTCCGCATTACCGAACTTGTCCTCGTGCCTCCGATTATGGTAAGGCTGGCGAAGCATCCAGCCGTCAGAAGTGCGAAATATGACTTGAGTAGCGTGGAGGCAATCCGTTGTGGTGCGGCGCCTGTGGGACGGGAGATTTGTAGGGAAATCGAGGATTTATGGAAGCCCGGGAGGGTTAGTATAAAGCAGGCATGGGGGATGACTGA GGTGACATGCTCGTTTCTGGGATGGGACCCTAGAGACAAGGCCGATCCGGCATCTGTGGGAGTGTTGTACCCCAATTGCGAGGCCATGATCATAGCCGATGATGGTAAGACGGAATTGGGCACGCATCAACGTGGGGAATTGTGGGTTCGAGGGCCAAGCGTCATGAGAGGATACTGGCAAAAACCTCAAGCCACACAAGAGACCAAAACAGTGGACGGATGGTTGAAGACGGGAGATATCGCAtatatggatgatgatgggagATTCTATGTCGTGGACCGGATAAAG GAACTGATCAAAGTCAAAGGCAACCAGGTAGCGCCAGCAGAGCTGGAGGGACTCTTGCTGGAGCATCCTGCAGTCGCCGATGTTGCCGTCATTGGAGTACCTGT GAATGATGACGAACGTCCTCGTGCATACGTCGTATCGAAGCCCGACCATGGCGCCACAGCAGATGATATTATCAAGTTCATGGATGGGAAAGTGACCGCCGTCAAACGTATAACTGGTGGCGTTGTCTTTATAGATGCTATTCCTAAGAATCCTTCAGGCAAAATTCTACGTAAGGAGCTTCGTGAGCGGGCCAGGAAGGAGTTGAAGGGAGTTACTGCGAAGCTGTGA
- the IMP4 gene encoding snoRNA-binding rRNA-processing protein IMP4 (BUSCO:EOG09263LR1;~COG:A;~EggNog:ENOG410PII8;~InterPro:IPR007109;~PFAM:PF04427) produces the protein MLRRQARERRDYLYRRALLLRDASIAEKRAQLKASLASGKPLDPSIANDKKLREDFKYDESLPASEQKNKEADLLDIDDEYALTSGLIDPRPIVTTSRNPSIRLSTFAKEIRLMLPTSIRLNRGNLVLPDLVSSANAAAMTDMILLHEHRGNPTAMTISHLPHGPTISFSLHNVVLRADIPNAARGTVSESYPHLVFEGFTSKLGQRVVQILKHIFPPREAGKVGNRIVSFVNKEDSIEVRHHVFVKTGYNHVELAEVGPRMTLRPFEIRGGSLDVSSGDIEWSLTQYTRTSRKKDYL, from the exons ATGCTG CGCCGTCAAGCCCGTGAACGACGAGATTATCTGTATCGGAGAGCTTTGCTTCTCCGCGACGCCTCTATCGCCGAAAAGCGTGCGCAGTTGAAGGCTTCTCTGGCCTCCGGAAAGCCCCTGGATCCATCCATCGCAAATGATAAGAAGCTCCGCGAAGATTTCAAATATGACGAGTCGTTGCCTGCATCAGAACAAAAGAACAAGGAAGCCGATCTTTTGGACATCGACGATGAATACGCCCTAACGTCCGGATTGATTGACCCTCGTCCAATTGTTACCACCTCCCGAAATCCGTCTATACGCCTGAGCACATTCGCCAAAGAAATCCGTTTAATGCTCCCTACATCGATTCGTTTAAACCGTGGAAATCTCGTTCTTCCAGACTTAGTGTCCAGCGCAAATGCAGCGGCGATGACGGACATGATCCTCCTCCACGAACACCGTGGAAATCCCACGGCGATGACAATTTCGCATCTCCCTCATGGCCCAACAATCAGTTTCTCGCTGCACAACGTCGTCCTTCGAGCCGATATTCCCAATGCTGCTCGCGGAACCGTCTCGGAGAGCTACCCACACTTGGTCTTTGAGGGATTTACGTCGAAATTGGGTCAACGTGTTGTCCAAATCTTGAAACACATTTTCCCACCGCGTGAGGCTGGCAAAGTCGGTAACCGCATCGTCAGCTTCGTGAACAAGGAAGACAGTATCGAGGTGCGGCATCACGTTTTCGTCAAAACTGGGTACAACCACGTTGAATTAGCAGAAGTTGGACCTCGGATGACTCTGAGGCCGTTCGAAATCAGAGGCGGCTCGCTGGATGTTTCAAGCGGGGATATTGAATGGAGCCTCACCCAGTACACAAGAACAAGCAGGAAGAAGGATTATCTTTAA
- a CDS encoding nucleoporin (COG:U;~EggNog:ENOG410PIUM;~InterPro:IPR018864,IPR041634;~PFAM:PF10487,PF18378;~go_function: GO:0017056 - structural constituent of nuclear pore [Evidence IEA]) — translation MAPLPEAYFPSLDKCFSGDIQLLSWKRAFLYTCNPEGDLDDTGNVHAFLSHPDSIHLLSSALNPFPSRSTKSKSDFESKTSAIHAETTTQASYDLKEIKADALWLSEKAGIDEITALRIAILEWQNRPAARLLARFSEEEVTSLQSATGVDNLRVSLAGPHFTEILRQEAGSGPNVSDLASEKDRRLRLRDLYISERSHVVKTARKLLTLSLHNSRQDEPVLPQTRGNDRRNSLRELGATIFTSKSGGEDWRKFLQECIDAVRSRLSSLEGDGGWLGTVEGSEEVEDTWRTSTVEEIVHIIQILFLQLQASSEIPTADLMVSWLRLMADYGFLESLQVPCSDPAEVQLSLQGLVSITSLTFLKLPLSIPFIVDKSQLQASSKPPYFLSKDEISQLNELFMTACVDFKSAHPAAFSWGLVLHTMRELALNDKETRELEQFHSAVDSFQSNTPHASPGRELELSLYEELLDCARTPKYNVDDSITLLSSDIMKDTVFETVIALATKVGSTSAIDDILASRWIRVALLDLIRVVIMFLDYSPEIVESVLAILTGSPLQSPWASDTSPSSSSDPRWIFMKDRLLMDNIFHIARSRFPYETVPFLKLCRALVSKDLVNEDGLPEIVNELENLETFTQVVPPDFQGYETIREDENANYVSLMQSLPMFDSSLKRLLPDSQPSNALIVTGSSEIPSTTEGQVVSESKPVVVMWHHRYSCLSFLGSWLEEWNEDGGYSSGWGKDSIAEVIGLLADLVTTAKDVQSPGDVGSGAKRILEMASDGLSRQSDVVSLVFEIFERNLQNVSPRAALDGILDSTIACLRFICSLVTVLPGRVWPLLARSSLLGADGKGGVLTAIVSAIEVPSGDYPFLLTCVNLFERLVNDAASRAVLRRSPNSVATKLPVASDWGAGVPSHIMRGILLNFVRTVVEVYNSNVNWRFNASEQRLQINTTLARTFENILYYAYGTNQTGKLDTKITGVFSASASYLLDILRPQSAADLPFNQILRFIIDGLQTPPTLYLRYLALVEDQVKSTLALSIKLLQAAQLMEYPVSLLEDQLFRATPALVKLYALHDAYRLPVISLLDMLITRAAADSVNEPPSLVGHLGAESSCLFLDVLSRFDQPLSHRPLHLAVWHLLSALVSKRQQWLSVYILTGSSPRQSLKKDDAQKAPAMRGTPFLQIALDKLSNIEQLDLQVAVSLLEFVSNAQEHWPWATPELRKHPDFFNSIVNYVSKLKISSLPVVSQIFATRVAAVVADLCAVYLHSAKEMRDRSFIKTLIPLVSWFAKDAVEVSGYNASLHANLKKNFEMRYAGCKLVDFKRSSLEARSLGQEYYYDISLGERLLSYDFAWAGNRNQGFAEEFERANINLSLVEAQVSLLHGWKFFAIEHCADFMTDREVQRSMALVVQSSLEANTRSVPQEPIFERIQQTRVDFAQALLQRLVEVEAKGAEVFGLLRFVWDALRTRRATYEEALVNDDTEYYRSLLNVLFLALQFHVDGPSRATPETINKKVELSSDLTQVIEITKVVVAQGFKALTTYLHDDPEKCTPKDFAILTAILQTCLQVKHADRLLEHIVFHVQDNDTARYATTLFSWADQLAVAGDPIYGDLSISFLVKLSTIPMLAEHLAVEGVLMRLSTCRLTNVLRQPKGFGPFDPVPRLYTIWTGGILPLCLNLLYHVMRTAPEVAAFLNQFEGQLNHAAGSFSAGRATAGTSVSAPRRICLSMASEIYSLALITFILDRFREAGASAGVDASSIQELKWDKGQVKEDIEELLERKQALRARIVATSDKEVEMARQKSVNASSGAENRLEEKIMGELKAALLCLGGEG, via the exons ATGGCTCCCCTCCCGGAAGCCTATTTTCCGTCCCTGGACAAGTGCTTCTCCGGGGACATCCAGCTCTT GTCCTGGAAGAGAGCTTTCCTTTATACATGCAACCCTGAGGGCGATCTCGATGATACTGGCAACGTCCACGCCTTCTTGTCGCATCCAGATAGTATCCATTTACTTTCGAGCGCGTTGAACCCTTTTCCCTCCCGGTCCACCAAGTCGAAATCCGATTTCGAATCGAAGACTTCCGCAATCCATGCCGAGACCACCACCCAAGCTTCGTACGATCTGAAGGAAATAAAGGCAGATGCTCTATGGCTGAGTGAGAAGGCTGGCATCGACGAGATTACAGCGCTACGGATAGCAATCCTGGAATGGCAGAATCGACCTGCCGCGCGCCTTTTAGCTCGATTTTCCGAGGAGGAGGTCACAAGTTTGCAAAGTGCTACTGGAGTGGACAATTTGCGTGTTTCCCTGGCCGGTCCACACTTCACCGAGATTCTAAGGCAAGAGGCGGGAAGTGGACCTAATGTCTCTGATCTGGCTTCCGAGAAGGACAGACGCCTGCGGTTGCGCGATCTTTATATCTCTGAAAGAAGTCACGTTGTCAAGACAGCTCGTAAGCTTCTTACCCTATCACTGCACAATAGCCGCCAGGATGAGCCTGTTTTGCCTCAGACACGTGGGAACGACCGGAGAAACTCGCTACGTGAACTCGGGGCGACTATTTTCACAAGCAAGTCCGGCGGGGAAGATTGGCGCAAGTTCCTTCAAGAATGCATCGACGCCGTACGCAGTCGGTTATCGTCGTTGGAGGGAGATGGTGGCTGGTTAGGAACTGTTGAGGGTAGTGAGGAAGTGGAAGACACATGGAGGACAAGTACCGTTGAAGAAATTGTGCATATCATTCAAATTTTGTTCCTTCAACTGCAAGCTTCCTCGGAAATACCGACTGCGGACCTCATGGTATCATGGTTGCGGTTGATGGCCGACTATGGCTTTCTGGAATCATTGCAAGTG CCTTGTAGCGATCCGGCAGAGGTCCAGCTATCTCTCCAGGGCCTTGTGTCTATAACAAGTCTTACGTTCTTGAAACTCCCGCTTTCTATTCCTTTCATAGTCGACAAATCCCAGCTGCAGGCATCATCCAAGCCACCTTATTTCCTCTCAAAGGACGAAATTTCGCAGCTTAACGAATTGTTCATGACAGCATGTGTTGATTTCAAATCTGCTCACCCGGCCGCATTTTCCTGGGGACTAGTACTGCATACCATGCGAGAACTAGCATTGAATGATAAGGAGACTCGAGAGCTAGAACAGTTCCACAGTGCAGTTGATTCCTTCCAGTCAAACACTCCCCATGCCAGCCCGGGCCGAGAACTGGAACTGTCTCTGTACGAGGAGTTGCTCGACTGCGCTCGGACACCCAAATACAACGTGGATGATTCCATTACACTGCTGAGCTCAGACATAATGAAGGACACTGTGTTTGAGACCGTCATTGCGTTGGCCACCAAAGTCGGGTCTACATCAGCAATTGATGATATCTTGGCAAGCCGATGGATTCGCGTGGCTCTCCTGGACCTCATCCGGGTTGTAATCATGTTTTTGGATTATTCTCCCGAAATTGTCGAGTCCGTCCTCGCGATACTAACGGGGTCACCTTTGCAATCGCCCTGGGCATCTGACACGTCCCCATCTTCCTCCAGCGACCCGAGGTGGATTTTCATGAAAGATCGCCTTTTGATGGACAACATATTTCACATAGCACGCTCCCGGTTTCCATACGAGACAGTTCCCTTTTTGAAGCTCTGTCGTGCTCTCGTTAGCAAGGATCTCGTTAATGAGGATGGCTTACCAGAAATCGTGAATGAGCTGGAAAATCTGGAAACTTTCACGCAGGTCGTTCCACCAGATTTTCAGGGTTACGAAACTATTCGAGAGGACGAAAATGCGAACTATGTCTCTCTTATGCAATCTCTTCCGATGTTTGACTCTTCACTGAAGAGATTACTTCCCGATTCTCAACCGAGCAACGCATTGATTGTCACAGGCTCGTCCGAAATTCCATCGACAACTGAGGGTCAGGTGGTTTCCGAGTCGAAACCGGTGGTAGTCATGTGGCATCATCGGTACTCTTGCTTGAGCTTTTTGGGGAGCTGGTTAGAGGAATGGAATGAAGATGGTGGATATTCATCGGGATGGGGAAAAGATTCGATTGCGGAGGTCATAGGGCTTCTAGCAGACCTTGTCACCACCGCCAAAGATGTGCAATCGCCGGGTGACGTGGGGTCTGGAGCCAAGAGAATCCTGGAAATGGCCAGTGATGGGTTGTCCCGTCAAAGTGATGTGGTCTCATTGGTTTTTGAAATATTTGAACGCAACTTGCAGAATGTCAGTCCTCGGGCTGCTTTGGACGGTATTCTCGATTCGACAATTGCTTGTTTGCGGTTCATTTGCAGTCTAGTCACAGTGTTGCCCGGCAGGGTATGGCCGTTACTCGCGCGGAGTAGCTTGCTCGGAGCTGATGGAAAAGGCGGAGTATTGACAGCAATCGTCTCCGCAATTGAGGTACCATCTGGGGATTATCCGTTCTTGCTTACCTGCGTCAACTTGTTTGAACGCCTTGTCAACGATGCGGCTTCGCGGGCCGTTCTACGGAGGAGTCCGAATAGTGTAGCGACTAAGCTGCCTGTTGCTTCGGATTGGGGCGCCGGTGTTCCATCACACATAATGAGAGGCATCCTGTTGAACTTCGTTCGAACAGTGGTCGAGGTTTACAACAGCAACGTCAACTGGCGGTTCAACGCATCGGAGCAAAGGCTCCAAATCAACACCACCCTTGCGCGGACGTTTGAGAACATACTCTACTACGCATATGGAACTAACCAGACTGGTAAACTGGACACGAAGATCACTGGTGTTTtctctgcatctgcatcatATCTCCTGGACATATTACGGCCACAGTCAGCTGCCGACTTGCCGTTCAATCAAATTCTACGGTTCATCATCGATGGCCTTCAAACGCCTCCCACATTATATCTTCGTTATCTTGCGTTGGTGGAAGATCAAGTCAAGTCGACCCTTGCACTTTCCATCAAGTTGTTGCAGGCAGCCCAGTTAATGGAATACCCAGTGTCGCTACTCGAGGACCAATTATTTAGGGCGACACCAGCCCTGGTCAAGCTATACGCACTACATGATGCCTATCGTTTGCCTGTCATATCGcttcttgacatgctcatAACAAGGGCAGCCGCTGATTCCGTTAATGAACCTCCATCCCTGGTTGGTCACCTTGGGGCAGAGTCGTCGTGTCTCTTCCTTGACGTTTTGTCGCGATTTGATCAACCACTGAGCCATCGTCCTCTGCACCTCGCAGTATGGCACTTGCTCTCAGCGCTCGTTAGCAAGCGCCAACAGTGGCTGTCTGTTTACATTCTCACTGGATCATCCCCGCGGCAGTCATTGAAGAAAGATGATGCACAGAAAGCCCCAGCAATGAGGGGCACTCCATTTTTGCAAATAGCCCTTGATAAACTGTCTAATATCGAGCAGCTTGATTTACAGGTGGCGGTTTCTTTACTTGAATTTGTTTCGAATGCGCAGGAACACTGGCCATGGGCAACCCCGGAGTTGAGGAAACATCCTGATTTCTTCAACAGCATTGTGAACTATGTCTCGAAGTTGAAGATATCTTCCTTGCCCGTTGTCAGCCAAATCTTCGCGACTCGAGTTGCGGCAGTGGTTGCAGATCTCTGCGCCGTCTACCTACAttctgcaaaggaaatgcgAGATCGGTCATTTATCAAGACTTTGATTCCGCTGGTTTCTTGGTTTGCAAAGGATGCCGTCGAAGTCTCCGGATACAATGCATCACTGCATGCGAACCTGAAGAAGAATTTCGAGATGAGATATGCCGGCTGTAAGCTTGTTGACTTCAAGAGGTCGTCTCTTGAAGCTCGTAGCTTGGGGCAGGAATATTATTACGACATTTCTCTGGGGGAAAGGCTACTTTCTTATGACTTCGCTTGGGCCGGAAACAGAAACCAAGGGTTCGCAGAGGAGTTTGAGCGTGCCAATATTAACCTCTCCCTCGTCGAGGCGCAAGTC AGCCTTCTTCATGGCTGGAAATTCTTCGCCATCGAGCACTGCGCGGACTTCATGACCGATCGCGAGGTTCAAAGATCGATGGCATTGGTCGTTCAGAGTTCTTTGGAAGCCAATACCCGAAGCGTTCCCCAAGAACCGATTTTTGAGAGGATACAGCAGACACGGGTTGACTTCGCTCAAGCTCTGCTTCAACGACTTGTTGAGGTTGAAGCAAAGGGCGCTGAGGTCTTtggcttgctccggttcgtTTGGGACGCCTTAAGAACACGCCGTGCAACGTATGAAGAAGCACTCGTTAATGATGATACGGAGTATTACCGATCTCTCCTTAATGTCCTATTCCTGGCCCTTCAATTTCACGTTGATGGGCCTTCTAGGGCAACCCCTGAGACTATCAACAAGAAGGTCGAGCTCTCATCTGATTTGACACAGGTCATCGAAATCACGAAGGTCGTTGTGGCACAAGGTTTCAAGGCCCTGACAACGTATTTGCATGATGATCCAGAAAAATGTACTCCGAAAGATTTCGCCATTCTCACCGCCATTTTGCAGACTTGTCTCCAGGTCAAGCATGCGGATCGGCTGCTTGAGCATATCGTGTTCCACGTACAGGATAATGATACTGCCCGGTATGCTACTACGCTTTTTTCGTGGGCTGATCAGTTGGCGGTGGCTGGTGATCCCATCTATGGCGACCTTAGTATCTCGTTCCTCGTTAAGCTGTCTACGATTCCTATGTTGGCAGAACATCTTGCTGTTGAGGGTGTCTTGATGAGACTTTCCACCTGCCGGTTAACAAATGTTCTCCGTCAGCCCAAGGGATTTGGGCCGTTCGACCCTGTCCCCCGATTATACACTATCTGGACCGGCGGTATTCTACCGCTTTGTCTGAACCTGCTCTACCACGTCATGCGGACTGCACCAGAGGTGGCAGCGTTCCTCAATCAATTTGAAGGTCAACTAAACCATGCGGCAGGTTCATTCTCTGCTGGTCGCGCAACTGCTGGCACTTCAGTGTCCGCGCCCCGTCGCATCTGCCTAAGCATGGCTTCTGAGATCTACTCTCTTGCACTGATCACCTTCATTCTGGACCGATTCCGGGAGGCCGGCGCCAGTGCAGGTGTTGATGCGTCGTCAATTCAAGAACTCAAGTGGGATAAGGGACAGGTCAAGGAGGACATTGAGGAGTTGCTCGAGCGGAAACAAGCTCTTCGGGCTAGGATTGTAGCTACGAGTGACAAGGAGGTGGAAATGGCGCGACAAAAGTCTGTCAATGCGTCGTCTGGTGCGGAGAATCGACTTGAGGAGAAGATTATGGGTGAATTGAAGGCTGCATTGCTTTGCCTTGGGGGTGAAGGGTAA